A single window of Eucalyptus grandis isolate ANBG69807.140 chromosome 1, ASM1654582v1, whole genome shotgun sequence DNA harbors:
- the LOC120293679 gene encoding LOW QUALITY PROTEIN: pentatricopeptide repeat-containing protein At1g63400-like (The sequence of the model RefSeq protein was modified relative to this genomic sequence to represent the inferred CDS: inserted 1 base in 1 codon; deleted 2 bases in 1 codon), translating to MIKASPLPSSRDFNLLLGAIVRMKHYSTAIRLIERLPSLGVEDDVVLLTIWMNCFCRLRRVDLGLSILGRIFKLGFPITVVTSSTLIDGLFIQGKTDQALRFLDDMGRNGPEPNETTYAIIAKGLCRAGNTRLAVELLDWEERSCRLGSFAYGIVIDGLCKEGLITEALRLHGIMSKKGVKPNVVTYNTLIHGLCDVGQMEDALILLKEMTSGGIQPDIFTYNSLVHYLCKLGQWKDSQRLLSHMVQSRVMPNVQTFNILVDAHCKEGMLVEAEAIINRMIQLGKMPDSVTYNALLNGYCLQNRMDDALVVLNLMVERGCSPNVVTYNMLINGYCKVKRIDXIKILFQEMLERGLNPDVITYNTLISGYCQVGNLEAAGELINEMRSHDLYLNHYTLNSFLDGLCKTRQIDKAMTLLQKMEGSKFVPNIVTYNIIMNSMCNAGKLDDAKGLFDSLHARGLQPNMSTCNILMHGLCKGGRTEEAYQLLKEMEGNG from the exons ATGATAAAGGCGAGCCCTTTGCCTTCCTCCAGGGATTTCAATCTACTGTTGGGCGCTATAGTGAGGATGAAGCACTACTCGACTGCCATCCGCTTGATTGAGCGGCTGCCTTCTTTGGGGGTCGAGGATGATGTTGTGTTGCTCACTATTTGGATGAATTGCTTCTGCCGGTTAAGGCGGGTTGATTTGGGTTTGTCTATTCTGGGCAGAATCTTCAAGCTTGGGTTTCCCATCACTGTGGTGACGTCGAGCACCCTGATTGACGGTCTCTTTATTCAGGGCAAAACTGATCAAGCCTTGAGGTTCCTCGATGATATGGGACGAAATGGCCCCGAACCTAATGAGACCACGTATGCGATAATTGCCAAGGGGTTATGCAGGGCAGGTAACACCAGATTGGCCGTTGAATTGCTG GACTGGGAAGAGAGAAGCTGCAGGCTCGGTTCCTTTGCATACGGCATAGTAATTGATGGTCTTTGCAAGGAGGGATTGATCACAGAGGCGTTGAGACTCCACGGCATTATGAGCAAGAAAGGCGTCAAACCAAATGTTGTTACTTATAACACCTTGATCCACGGTCTGTGCGATGTAGGCCAGATGGAAGATGCTCTCATATTGTTGAAAGAGATGACAAGCGGAGGCATCCAACCCGACATATTCACTTATAACTCCTTGGTTCATTACTTGTGCAAGCTAGGCCAATGGAAAGAT TCCCAAAGACTGCTGAGTCATATGGTGCAAAGCAGAGTCATGCCGAATGTTCAAACCTTCAATATTCTGGTGGATGCACATTGTAAAGAGGGAATGCTTGTAGAGGCAGAGGCCATAATCAACCGGATGATTCAATTAGGTAAAATGCCTGATAGTGTCACTTACAATGCATTGTTGAACGGTTATTGTTTGCAAAATAGGATGGATGATGCTCTGGTGGTTCTTAATTTGATGGTTGAAAGAGGCTGCTCACCTAATGTTGTTACCTATAACATGTTGATTAACGGATACTGCAAAGTGAAAAGAATTG AAATAAAAATACTGTTCCAAGAAATGCTTGAAAGGGGCTTGAATCCTGATGTCATCACGTACAACACTCTCATAAGTGGATATTGCCAGGTTGGGAACCTAGAAGCCGCGGGGGAGCTAATTAACGAGATGCGATCTCATGATCTGTATCTAAATCATTATACCTTGAATTCTTTCCTGGATGGCTTGTGTAAAACACGACAGATTGACAAGGCCATGACATTGCTTCAAAAGATGGAAGGTTCCAAATTCGTCCCAAACATTGTGACTTACAATATTATAATGAATAGCATGTGTAATGCCGGAAAGCTCGACGATGCTAAGGGGCTGTTTGATTCTTTGCATGCTCGAGGCTTGCAACCTAACATGTCGACATGTAACATTCTCATGCATGGGTTGTGCAAAGGAGGACGTACAGAGGAAGCATATCAGCTCCTAAAGGAGATGGAAGGAAATGGATGA